In the Prochlorococcus marinus CUG1438 genome, ATTGAAGTGAGTGGTAAAGCAATTGAGAAAAATGTAAGGCAGTTAAGATCAAAATTAAGTAAGAGTTGTCAATTTATGGCAGTTGTTAAAGCCGATGGATATGGACATGATGCAAAATTAGTATCCGAATATGCTATCAAAGGTGGAGCTTCTCAATTTGGAGTTGCCACCTTAAAAGAGGGTATTAAGCTTCGTTCTTCTGGAGTAAAAAAACCAATTCTCATACTTGGAAATCTTTATACAAAAAAGGATTTAATCATCGCTTTTAAAAATGATCTTATGCCAACTATTAGTAGTATAAGAGAATGTTTAATTTGCAATAATATTGGAAAGCATTATGGGTTGAAATTTTCCTTACACATCAAAGTTGATACTGGAATGTCAAGATTAGGATTTGAATGTAATAAATTTTTGCAGCAATTTGAAAAAATAAAATCTTTTGAAAATATTACTATTGAGGGAATATATAGTCATTTATCATCTGCTGATGAAGACAACTCATTAGATTCAAAAAGTATTACACAATTGCAAAGACTCAAGTTTGAGGAATTATTAAACCAAATTAATATTGATAGAAATCAAGATATCAAGGTTCATTTAGCTAATTCTGCGGGAATGCTCATTAATAAGGATTTTCATTTTCATATGGTACGTGTTGGACTTGCTATGTATGGGTGTAGCCCTTTTGCAAAAATAGATAAAAATATATCGCTTAAACCAGCATTATTTTTGAAGGTCAAAGTTGCTTTTATAAGAAGTATTGATAAAGGTGTAAGTGTAAGTTATGGAGGAAAATTTGTAAGTAGAAGAAAAACTAAATTGGCAATATTAAGTATTGGTTACGCAGATGGAGTATCGAGGAATCTTTCAGGCAAAATAAAAGTTATCCATAATAATAAACTTTTTAACCAAGTTGGAGCTATAACTATGGATCAGATGATGGTTGACATAACAGGTTCTAATGACATTAAAATTGGAAGTACTATGTTATTACTTGGATCTGATGGAGATAAAACAATTTCTCCATGTGAATGGGCCAAAGAATCTAATACTATACCTTGGGAAATTATTTGTTCTTTTAAAAATAGGTTACCAAGAGTTCAAGTTGATTAGACGTTTCGATTAAATAAAAAATTTTGAATGTTTGCAAGAAAATTGATAATGTATAAGAATTGGAGAGGTGGCTGAGTGGTTGAAAGCGGCTCCCTGCTAAGGAGTTACAGGAGGTAACTTTTGTCGAGGGTTCGAATCCCTCCCTCTCCGTAATTAATTTAGAGATTTTTTATTTTTGAATCTTAAAATTTGGCAAGATTAATGGAAATTAGGTCATAAATAGAATTTAGAATTACTTCAGCGCCTGCATTTTTTAAATTTGTTTCGTATAAATTACGTTCTTTTAATCTAGACTTTAAATGTAAATGAGGAGGGGCTATTCCGATACTTATGAATTTCTGAGACGGTATTTCTTTTCTAGCGTTGATAACTGTATTTATATCTGCAATAGTATCACCTACATATGCAATAGGAATATTAGATGGGCCAAGTTTATCTCCAACAAGTTTTCTTGATAACTTTATAAATCCATTTGGATCAGGCTTGTCAGGAGCATCCCCCATAGCTATTAATGGAGGTGATTTGAGTCCAAGTCTTTTTTCTAAAACAAATCTAGCAGAGGCAGGCTCTGCACCACTCACAAAACCCCAAATTATTCCATTGCTTCTTAATAAATCAAAAAACTCTTTATCAACTAATAAATCCTCATAGGTTATGAATCCAGACCAATTTTTACTATCTTTATTTGGATCGCCTCCAAAGTAAAATTCTTTAAAACACTTAACTATTAACTCTCTTGAAGGTATTTCAAGAGACAAATTTTCCTTTTTTATATATCTTTTAATAAGCTCTAGACTTAAATCCCAGTCATTATTCCATATCCCTTCATTTTTTGCATTATCAATATCTATAAAACTAGGCTCCCATCCTGAAAATTTGTAAACTGTTTTTTTTAATGCAAGCCTATAACTATTTTCTACGCTACGTATTACACCATCGATGTCAAATAAAACTAGACCAGTATTTTTCAATGAGTTTTCCTAATTCTTGCCTATAAAAGATTAGTATTCTTATTAAAAAAAAGCAAAGAAAAACATCCCATGATTTATTAATTAAACTTAATTTTGTAAATATCCTCTAGGTGTAAGAAATATCTCATCTATTAACGTGGTTTGAGAATTCCCGATTATTATTATTGATAACATATCTATTTCTTTAAAAGGAATGGTATTTAAAGTGCAAAATCTTTTGGATTGATTTTCTCTTCCTACTTGCCTAGCTATTAGAACGGGAGTATCCCCTTGCCTAGATTTTAAACACAGATCAATTGCACATTTTAGCTGCCAATTTCTTTCAACTGATTGAGGATTAAAAAAAGCTATTACAAAGTCACCTATTAGAGCTCCTTCAATTCTTTTTTCTATGAGAGACCAAGGCGTTAATTTATCACTTAAACTTATTGAACAAAAGTCATTCATTAGTGGGGCTCCACTTAACGCCGCCGCTAATTGAATACTACTTATACCAGGATGAACTTCAAAGTAAGGTCTAAATTCTTTTTTGATTTTTTGGACCAATTCTAAAAGTAAACCAGCCATGCCATAAAATCCAGATTCACCTGAAGAAATTAAGGCCACCTTTATTCCTTCCTCGGCTAGCTTGATTGCTTGACTGCATCTTTTTTTTTCTTCAGTAAGTTTACTTTCAATTAAAACCTGGTCACTTCTTTGTAAAGGTTTAATTAAATCTAAATACATTTTGTATCCAATCCAAACAGTAGATCTTGCAAGTGCCTTTCTTGAATCATTGGTTATAAAAGAGGTATCGCCAGGACCACTTCCGATAATGTGAATTTCGCCATTGGTTGGGTAATATTGATTTTTTGATTCGGCTATGGCAAAAGTTACTGCGCCAGATTTATTTGTTGGAAAATCTCTATTTTTAAAAATTATTTTTTCTTTTAATAATTTTGATTCTTTACCTGCTGCGAGTAAGCATGAAGCTTCTGCTACAGAAGGTGTACCAATTTCTTCTTGCACTATATTTGATGGATTAGGAACAATTATTTTTGAAAGATCATCTTTAGTAAAAAACTTGATAGGCAAGTTTTTTTCTTCAGCAAGTTTTAAAATTCCTTTCTCATTTTTTTTTATATCAATAGTTGCAAATCCTGCAATTGAATGATGTGATAGATTTCCCGACTCCAAAAAATTATTTAAAGAATTGGCTATCAATTCTTTGCTTGTATTTCTTTCACAACCAATGCCAATCCATAATACTGGAGGATGCCAAGTTGTTTTGTGATTCGCGAATATACTCACATGAAATGTTGATCCTGTTGTTTCAGATTCCTTTTCATTAATTTCAATAATATTCTCAGCTGATTCTGATGTTTTCCATAAATTACTACCAGATAGTTGTTTGCAAAATATCTTTTCGTTCTTCGATTGTTTTATCACCAGTTTTGACCAGTTTTTTATTGCACCAGATCTTTTCCACCCCCATTGATTACCGAATGAATCTAGATTTAGGTAGCTTTGATCATTTGAATTATTAGTTTCTATTATTTGACCTCCAAATAAATTAGAAATTTGAATTGCGATATTATGAGTTTCTGACTGATGTAGGCCAATTAAAGGCACTATTTTGGAACACTTTTTATCTATTACAATAACCCCTGGATCTTGATCTTTATGCGTTAAAAAAGGACTAATTAGTCTTACTGACGCACCAATTGATCCGATAAAAATTATTAAATCCAGTTCGGCCCATTTTTGAAGTAAAATTTCTCTAGGCTTTCTTATTTCCACCATCTGATTTTCTCTTACGTCATTTTTTGAGGAACTTGAAATATAAATCTCTTTAACAAATTCGGCTTTTTTAAGCCTTTTTAAAAGTTCACTTGAATTACTAGATAGACCTATTGCGATTCCTTTCAAATCAGATAATACTATTCTTTATGATGAAATTATATACCGTCATAGCATTTAAAAATTTTCTGTGAAATATAAAAAAAAATTTAAGATATTTGTTTAAAATTTAAGCAAAAATACTCATAACTTAGTTATGGGCAAGAATTTAACAAAATATTCATATAGTAACAATCATTAGAACATTTGTTACGTTAATGCATAACGAAAGAATCTTTGCCTTATTATTTTTGAAACGAATATCTAAAGTTACGGTAGATTCGTTTTCTTGAACATTATTATCAAAGATAAGTCCAAGATTCGATCAATCGGCTTTAATGTCAATTATTTTCGAGGTGCTAGATGACCATCAGCCCACCAGAAAGTGGAGAAAAAAACAAGAAAGTTTTGGAAGATCCTGTCAAGGCAGATCCAAGACCTATTGATTTTGCCAAATTAGATAAACCAGGTTTCTGGTCAAGTAAATTATCTAAGGGTCCAAAAACTACAACTTGGATCTGGAATTTGCATGCCGATGCACACGATTTTGATGTGCATACTGGCGATGCCGAAGAAGCAACAAGAAAAATCTTTTCAGCTCACTTTGGACATCTGGCAGTCATTTTCATATGGATGAGTGCTGCATTTTTCCATGGAGCTAGATTTTCTAATTACTCAGGTTGGTTAGCTGATCCAACCCATGTTAAACCCGGAGCTCAGCAAGTTTGGGCAATCGTAGGCCAAGAAATGCTCAATGCTGATCTAGGTGCTAACTATAACGGCATACAAATCAGTTCAGGAATATTCCACATGTGGCGAGCATGGGGAATAACTAATGAAAGTGAACTT is a window encoding:
- the cobJ gene encoding precorrin-3B C(17)-methyltransferase — protein: MKGIAIGLSSNSSELLKRLKKAEFVKEIYISSSSKNDVRENQMVEIRKPREILLQKWAELDLIIFIGSIGASVRLISPFLTHKDQDPGVIVIDKKCSKIVPLIGLHQSETHNIAIQISNLFGGQIIETNNSNDQSYLNLDSFGNQWGWKRSGAIKNWSKLVIKQSKNEKIFCKQLSGSNLWKTSESAENIIEINEKESETTGSTFHVSIFANHKTTWHPPVLWIGIGCERNTSKELIANSLNNFLESGNLSHHSIAGFATIDIKKNEKGILKLAEEKNLPIKFFTKDDLSKIIVPNPSNIVQEEIGTPSVAEASCLLAAGKESKLLKEKIIFKNRDFPTNKSGAVTFAIAESKNQYYPTNGEIHIIGSGPGDTSFITNDSRKALARSTVWIGYKMYLDLIKPLQRSDQVLIESKLTEEKKRCSQAIKLAEEGIKVALISSGESGFYGMAGLLLELVQKIKKEFRPYFEVHPGISSIQLAAALSGAPLMNDFCSISLSDKLTPWSLIEKRIEGALIGDFVIAFFNPQSVERNWQLKCAIDLCLKSRQGDTPVLIARQVGRENQSKRFCTLNTIPFKEIDMLSIIIIGNSQTTLIDEIFLTPRGYLQN
- a CDS encoding alanine racemase; protein product: MQIRRTNQGFNFDKHPALEKDIDPKQRAWIEVSGKAIEKNVRQLRSKLSKSCQFMAVVKADGYGHDAKLVSEYAIKGGASQFGVATLKEGIKLRSSGVKKPILILGNLYTKKDLIIAFKNDLMPTISSIRECLICNNIGKHYGLKFSLHIKVDTGMSRLGFECNKFLQQFEKIKSFENITIEGIYSHLSSADEDNSLDSKSITQLQRLKFEELLNQINIDRNQDIKVHLANSAGMLINKDFHFHMVRVGLAMYGCSPFAKIDKNISLKPALFLKVKVAFIRSIDKGVSVSYGGKFVSRRKTKLAILSIGYADGVSRNLSGKIKVIHNNKLFNQVGAITMDQMMVDITGSNDIKIGSTMLLLGSDGDKTISPCEWAKESNTIPWEIICSFKNRLPRVQVD
- a CDS encoding TIGR01548 family HAD-type hydrolase: MKNTGLVLFDIDGVIRSVENSYRLALKKTVYKFSGWEPSFIDIDNAKNEGIWNNDWDLSLELIKRYIKKENLSLEIPSRELIVKCFKEFYFGGDPNKDSKNWSGFITYEDLLVDKEFFDLLRSNGIIWGFVSGAEPASARFVLEKRLGLKSPPLIAMGDAPDKPDPNGFIKLSRKLVGDKLGPSNIPIAYVGDTIADINTVINARKEIPSQKFISIGIAPPHLHLKSRLKERNLYETNLKNAGAEVILNSIYDLISINLAKF